The proteins below come from a single Benincasa hispida cultivar B227 chromosome 4, ASM972705v1, whole genome shotgun sequence genomic window:
- the LOC120075183 gene encoding LOW QUALITY PROTEIN: putative wall-associated receptor kinase-like 16 (The sequence of the model RefSeq protein was modified relative to this genomic sequence to represent the inferred CDS: inserted 2 bases in 2 codons) — MGRPTAKTLVRLIMVVNIAIFSAPAAAAVPSQALPGCESKCGDLEIPYPFGMKKGCYLNINFSITCNETHYHPPKPFLMNGNIEVTNISLYGELHILNYIARDCYRKDGLPGINNRPRLTVPMFAISNTKNKFTVVGCDTYAYIYGDLPGESYTSGCMALCTAESDVTIEDGSCSGNGCCQLEIPKGLKLLRLDVRSFDNHTYVHSFNPCGFAFVVQQNQFSFSKKYIQNITEDRLPLVLDWGIKNDTCQPPNQQRQCLCGPNSXRNSSLSLDGSEYYCQCLDGFHGNPYLPXGCQDINECEDGSDPCVPQAKCENKAGNYTCYCPEKYEGDGKREGAGCKRKYSNSMLIQIIIGTGVGFVVLLIGISWLYLGYKKWKFIQQKEKFFKNNGGTMLQQHLSQWQSPADTVKIFSQEELEKATNKFNESTVVGKGGYGTVHKGVLDDGSVVAIKKSQLVDQSQTSQFINEVIVLSQVNHRNVVKLLGCCLETQVPLLVYEFIPNGTLFDHIHDQTKYYSNHLSWEARLRIASETAGVISYLHSSASTPIIHRDIKSANILLDHNLTAKVSDFGASKLVPMDQTQLSTMVQGTLGYLDPEYLLTSELTEKSDVYSFGIVLLELITGKKAVRFDGPEIERNLAMYVFRAMKEDRLVEIVDKGMVMDEGKLNQIKEVVKVAKECVRVKGEERPSMKEVAMELEGLRVMQVQHSWINNNLSNSEEMISLLDETPNSTDQFLVSNSINFVDNSIKIDILGTHIPDAR, encoded by the exons ATGGGACGTCCAACGGCCAAGACGCTTGTCCGACTCATCATGGTGGTTAACATAGCCATCTTTTCGGCGCCGGCGGCAGCGGCAGTACCTTCTCAAGCCTTACCCGGGTGTGAAAGTAAGTGTGGGGACTTGGAAATTCCATATCCGTTCGGGATGAAAAAAGGGTGTTATCTCAACATTAATTTCTCCATCACCTGCAACGAAACTCATTATCATCCTCCAAAGCCATTTCTAATGAACGGCAACATTGAAGTAACCAATATATCGCTCTATGGCGAGCTCCACATCTTGAACTACATAGCCCGAGATTGCTACAGAAAAGATGGCCTTCCTGGCATCAATAACAGACCCAGACTTACTGTCCCCATGTTCGCAATTTCCAACACCAAGAACAAGTTCACCGTCGTTGGCTGCGATACATATGCTTATATCTATGGTGACCTTCCGGGTGAATCCTACACAAGTGGGTGCATGGCATTGTGTACTGCAGAGAGTGATGTAACTATAGAAGATGGGTCCTGCTCTGGGAATGGGTGCTGTCAGTTGGAAATTCCCAAAGGCCTAAAACTATTACGTCTGGATGTTAGAAGCTTCGATAATCACACATATGTACACAGCTTCAATCCATGTGGCTTTGCATTTGTTGTCCAACAAAACCAATTTAGTTTCTccaaaaaatatattcaaaacATCACGGAAGACAGACTTCCGCTTGTGCTTGATTGGGGCATCAAAAATGATACTTGCCAACCACCCAACCAACAGAGACAATGCCTATGTGGACCAAACA AGAGGAATAGTAGCTTATCACTTGATGGATCTGAATATTATTGTCAGTGCTTGGATGGTTTCCATGGAAATCCTTATCTCC CAGGTTGTCAAg ATATAAATGAATGTGAAGATGGATCCGATCCATGTGTACCCCAAGCCAAGTGTGAAAACAAAGCAGGAAATTATACCTGCTATTGTCCCGAGAAGTATGAAGGAGATGGAAAACGTGAGGGAGCAGGTTGCAAACGAAAGTACTCCAACTCCATGTTGATTCAAATTATCATTG GAACTGGTGTGGGGTTTGTAGTTTTGCTAATCGGTATCTCATGGTTATACTTGGGTTACAAGAAGTGGAAGTTCATCCAACAGAAAGAGAAGTTTTTCAAGAACAATGGAGGCACCATGCTTCAACAACACCTTTCTCAGTGGCAGTCACCTGCTGACACAGTCAAAATTTTTAGCCAAGAGGAGTTGGAAAAAGCTACAAACAAGTTCAACGAAAGCACAGTGGTAGGAAAAGGTGGCTATGGCACTGTTCACAAAGGAGTCTTGGACGATGGTTCGGTTGTCGccattaaaaaatcacaattagTTGACCAATCCCAAACTTCCCAATTCATCAATGAAGTCATTGTTTTGTCCCAAGTCAACCACCGTAACGTGGTCAAGCTCTTAGGGTGTTGTTTGGAGACACAAGTTCCATTATTGGTGTACGAGTTCATCCCCAACGGCACGCTCTTTGACCACATCCATGACCAAACAAAGTACTATTCTAATCATCTTTCGTGGGAAGCTCGCTTGAGAATAGCTTCAGAAACTGCAGGGGTCATTTCATATTTGCATTCTTCAGCTTCTACTCCAATTATCCACAGAGATATCAAATCTGCTAACATACTGTTAGACCATAATTTAACTGCAAAGGTGTCGGATTTTGGTGCCTCGAAGTTAGTTCCAATGGATCAAACTCAGTTATCCACGATGGTGCAAGGAACTCTTGGATATTTGGACCCTGAATACTTGTTAACAAGTGAGTTGACAGAGAAAAGTGATGTGTACAGCTTTGGAATTGTGCTTCTAGAGCTTATAACAGGGAAGAAGGCAGTGCGTTTTGATGGACCAGAAATAGAGAGGAATCTGGCCATGTATGTCTTTCGTGCAATGAAAGAAGATCGTTTAGTAGAAATTGTGGACAAGGGAATGGTGATGGATGAAGGGAAGTTGAATCAAATAAAAGAAGTAGTAAAAGTAGCTAAGGAGTGTGTAAGAGTGAAAGGAGAGGAGCGACCTAGCATGAAAGAGGTGGCTATGGAATTAGAGGGCTTGAGAGTGATGCAGGTTCAACATTCATGGATTAACAACAATTTATCCAACTCGGAAGAGATGATAAGTTTATTGGATGAAACTCCAAACTCCACCGACCAATTTCTTGTTAGCAAcagtattaattttgtggataATAGTATAAAGATAGACATTTTGGGGACACATATCCCAGATGCAAGATGA